One genomic region from Oculatellaceae cyanobacterium encodes:
- a CDS encoding NAD(P)-dependent alcohol dehydrogenase translates to MQIEILYCGVCHSDLHTVRNEWKNTTYPVVPGHEIVGRITKVGNEVKSFKVGDLAGVGCMVDSCRTCPSCREGVEQFCENGAIFTYNSPEKQTGKITYGGYSNQIVVDENYVLHVSEKLDLAGVAPLLCAGITTYSPLRHWQVKKGDKVGIVGLGGLGHMGVKFAHAFGAHTVLFTTSADKKEDALRLGADEVVVSKNEEEMKQHLNSFNFILNTVAAPHNLDAYTELLKRDGIMCLVGVPGTPHPSPSIENLIFKRRQLAGSLIGGIRETQEMLDFCAEHNIVSDIELIPIQKINEAYERMLKSDVKYRFVLDMESLKQES, encoded by the coding sequence GTGCAGATCGAAATTCTCTACTGTGGAGTGTGTCACTCTGACCTACACACAGTCCGTAACGAGTGGAAAAATACAACTTACCCCGTCGTACCTGGACATGAAATTGTTGGGCGTATAACCAAGGTTGGTAATGAGGTAAAAAGCTTTAAAGTCGGCGACCTTGCTGGTGTTGGCTGTATGGTCGATTCGTGCCGTACTTGTCCTAGTTGCCGTGAGGGGGTTGAGCAGTTCTGCGAAAACGGAGCTATTTTTACCTACAACAGCCCAGAAAAGCAAACTGGGAAGATTACTTACGGCGGTTACTCTAACCAAATTGTCGTAGACGAGAACTATGTTCTTCACGTATCTGAAAAACTTGACCTTGCTGGCGTTGCACCTTTGCTGTGTGCGGGCATCACCACCTACTCACCGCTACGCCACTGGCAGGTGAAAAAGGGTGACAAAGTTGGCATCGTCGGCTTAGGCGGCTTAGGACACATGGGGGTCAAGTTTGCTCATGCTTTTGGCGCTCATACTGTGTTGTTCACGACATCAGCAGACAAGAAAGAGGATGCTTTGCGACTTGGTGCTGATGAGGTGGTAGTGTCAAAAAATGAGGAGGAAATGAAACAGCACCTCAATAGTTTTAACTTCATCCTAAATACAGTAGCAGCACCGCACAACCTAGACGCATACACGGAGTTGCTCAAGCGCGACGGCATAATGTGTTTAGTAGGAGTACCTGGTACCCCGCATCCCTCGCCAAGTATTGAAAACCTGATTTTTAAGCGCCGTCAGCTTGCTGGGTCATTAATTGGCGGAATCAGGGAGACGCAAGAAATGCTTGATTTCTGCGCTGAACATAATATTGTTTCGGACATTGAATTAATTCCGATCCAAAAAATTAATGAAGCTTACGAGCGGATGCTTAAAAGTGATGTGAAGTATCGTTTTGTACTCGATATGGAATCACTAAAGCAAGAAAGTTGA
- a CDS encoding AarF/ABC1/UbiB kinase family protein has translation MSQHQLAQLRRYDPEAIAQYYRSRPWLAIWRTLVIIGSFVGFILGLQWDKWSNQVEQNKYQRATQLRELLTKLGATFIKVGQALSTRPDLVRKDFLEELVKLQDELPPFDNAIALNIIETQLGRTVAEAYQEISPLPVAAASLGQVYKARLHTGEEVAVKVQRPNLLPTLTLDLYLMRWAAKLFAPLLPLNLGHDLSLIVDEFGGKLFEEIDYLNEGRNAEKFATNFRDDPTVKVPAIYWRYSSNRVLTLEWINGFKLTDTDRIKAAGLDTDALVRIGVNSGLRQLLEHGFFHADPHPGNLFATLDGRMAYIDFGMMDQLNQDTKETLVTSVVHLINKDYIDLAGDFVKLGFLTPDTDIMPIVPALEQVLGDAIGESVGNFNFKTITDKFSDLMYEYPFRVPAKFALIIRSLVTQEGLALSINPDFKIVEVAYPYVAKRLLTGETPELRLRLIEVLFKDGKFQWQRLENMIAIARSDGNFDLLPTAQLGLQYLLSNEGQFLRNQLVIALTQDDRLHTEEVKRLWNLVKDELKPARLFNVALGALTEFSSVGTATAIPTSVAINKPFGNKQ, from the coding sequence GTGAGTCAGCATCAACTTGCTCAGTTGAGGCGCTATGATCCAGAAGCGATCGCCCAATACTATCGCTCTCGTCCCTGGTTAGCTATCTGGCGTACCCTAGTTATAATTGGATCTTTTGTTGGGTTTATCTTAGGCTTACAGTGGGATAAATGGAGCAATCAAGTTGAGCAGAATAAATATCAACGGGCTACTCAACTGCGAGAACTACTAACCAAACTTGGCGCTACATTTATTAAAGTTGGTCAAGCACTCTCGACACGCCCCGACCTAGTACGCAAGGACTTTTTAGAAGAATTAGTTAAATTACAAGACGAACTACCGCCATTTGATAATGCGATCGCTTTAAATATTATTGAAACTCAGCTAGGACGCACTGTAGCAGAAGCATATCAAGAAATTTCTCCTTTACCTGTTGCAGCCGCTAGTCTGGGTCAAGTTTATAAAGCACGTCTGCACACTGGGGAAGAAGTAGCAGTTAAAGTACAGCGACCCAATTTATTACCAACTTTAACACTTGACCTGTACTTAATGCGCTGGGCTGCTAAATTATTTGCGCCTTTGCTACCTTTAAATCTCGGTCATGACTTGAGTTTAATTGTAGATGAATTTGGCGGCAAATTATTTGAAGAAATTGATTACCTCAATGAAGGTCGCAACGCCGAAAAATTTGCCACTAATTTCCGCGACGACCCTACAGTTAAAGTTCCGGCTATCTATTGGCGCTATAGTAGCAACCGCGTCCTTACTTTAGAGTGGATTAACGGCTTTAAATTAACAGATACCGACCGGATTAAAGCCGCAGGTTTAGACACCGATGCTTTAGTGCGAATTGGTGTTAACTCAGGGTTACGTCAGTTATTAGAACATGGCTTTTTCCACGCTGACCCGCATCCGGGTAACTTGTTTGCTACCCTTGATGGTCGCATGGCTTATATCGACTTCGGTATGATGGATCAGTTAAATCAAGATACCAAAGAAACCTTAGTCACTTCAGTAGTTCATTTAATTAATAAAGACTACATTGACTTGGCTGGTGACTTTGTGAAACTCGGTTTTCTGACACCAGATACCGATATTATGCCCATTGTTCCAGCATTAGAACAAGTATTAGGTGATGCGATTGGCGAAAGTGTTGGAAACTTTAACTTTAAGACAATTACAGATAAGTTCTCGGATTTAATGTATGAATATCCATTCCGAGTTCCTGCTAAGTTTGCCTTAATTATTCGTTCTTTGGTAACACAGGAAGGTTTAGCACTCAGCATCAATCCTGATTTTAAGATTGTGGAAGTTGCCTATCCTTATGTAGCAAAGCGTTTACTAACTGGAGAAACACCAGAATTGCGGCTGCGCTTGATTGAAGTGTTGTTCAAAGATGGTAAATTCCAGTGGCAACGACTAGAGAACATGATTGCGATCGCACGTTCTGATGGTAACTTTGACTTACTACCCACAGCACAGCTAGGTTTACAGTATCTTTTATCAAATGAAGGTCAATTTCTGCGTAATCAGCTAGTAATAGCTTTAACACAAGATGACCGCCTACATACTGAGGAAGTAAAACGCCTCTGGAATCTAGTAAAAGATGAATTGAAACCTGCACGACTGTTTAACGTGGCATTAGGTGCATTAACAGAATTCTCTAGTGTAGGCACTGCTACTGCGATACCAACAAGCGTAGCTATCAACAAGCCTTTTGGTAATAAGCAATAA
- the gmk gene encoding guanylate kinase encodes MNDQKVEGRLIVLTGPSGVGKGTLLRSLVQSHSELYLSVSATTRAPRPKEINGKNYYFVSRLEFEQMLKADELLEWAEYAGNYYGTPRQQVEEKIQQGKWVILEIELEGARQIAKSFPSALKIFILPPSFTELEKRMRGRGQDAEEAIAKRLSHAKTEIAAADEFDLQIINDDFDTALHSIEEAIFSSTQF; translated from the coding sequence ATGAATGATCAGAAGGTAGAAGGAAGACTGATTGTTTTAACTGGGCCAAGTGGTGTGGGCAAAGGAACCTTACTGCGATCGCTAGTGCAGAGTCATTCAGAACTATATTTATCTGTATCTGCCACAACTCGCGCCCCTCGTCCCAAAGAAATTAATGGTAAAAACTACTATTTTGTCAGCCGTCTGGAATTTGAACAGATGCTCAAGGCTGATGAACTCTTAGAGTGGGCTGAGTATGCTGGTAACTATTACGGAACTCCTCGCCAACAGGTAGAAGAGAAAATCCAGCAAGGCAAGTGGGTGATACTAGAAATTGAACTTGAAGGGGCAAGGCAAATAGCTAAATCCTTCCCTTCTGCACTAAAAATATTTATTTTGCCGCCTTCTTTTACTGAACTAGAAAAACGGATGCGCGGTCGAGGTCAAGATGCAGAAGAAGCGATCGCTAAACGTCTAAGCCATGCTAAAACTGAAATTGCCGCCGCCGATGAATTTGATCTCCAAATTATCAATGATGATTTTGATACAGCGCTTCATAGCATTGAAGAGGCAATATTTAGCAGTACTCAATTTTAA
- a CDS encoding DUF370 domain-containing protein, with translation MDIQLINIGFGNIVSANRVVAIVSPESAPIKRIITDAKDRGQLIDATYGRRTRAVIITDSSHVILSAIQPETVAHRFVLGKDSHVSNS, from the coding sequence ATGGATATTCAATTGATTAATATTGGTTTTGGTAACATTGTCTCTGCAAACCGAGTTGTGGCGATTGTGAGTCCAGAGTCTGCACCGATTAAACGCATCATTACTGATGCCAAAGATAGAGGACAATTAATTGATGCTACTTATGGACGGCGTACTAGAGCAGTGATTATTACAGACTCTAGCCATGTAATTCTGTCTGCAATCCAGCCAGAAACAGTTGCTCATCGTTTTGTTCTTGGTAAAGATAGTCATGTTAGCAATAGCTAA
- a CDS encoding DUF2862 domain-containing protein, translated as MEIGQKVKVYRLRDRVSPVIASKLGKVGTIQDFRMTDGSGVGIVVQFDDKSATWFFEDELKVVES; from the coding sequence ATGGAAATCGGTCAAAAAGTTAAAGTCTACCGCCTAAGAGATCGTGTATCTCCCGTGATCGCCAGCAAACTCGGTAAAGTCGGCACGATTCAAGATTTCAGAATGACAGACGGCAGTGGTGTCGGCATCGTTGTCCAGTTTGATGATAAATCTGCTACCTGGTTTTTTGAAGACGAACTGAAAGTTGTAGAAAGCTAA
- a CDS encoding ArsA family ATPase: protein MPLILTFLGKGGTGRTTIAIAAAKKLASLGQRVLLAGQDPGPALGLLLGTSIGSDPMEIAPNLQVVQFQSTVLLERNWEEVKKLEAKYLRTPLLNNVYGQELGVLPGMDSALALNTIREYEASGKYDVIIYDGDGDQATLRMLGLPEILSWYIRRFRKVVEDSDVWKSVSPFIQPVSSAVLNVSWTGENFAQQPTQDVNNLLEQGKAAVANPNRVAAYLVSTNDAAAIATAKYIWGSAQQIGLTVGGILLNQDAVTEALTAEFDPLSVSAIPSCQNQDWQPLMDALPDFSLASQAPKPIAIDMAARQVRLYLPGFDKKQVKLTQSGPEVTIEAGDQRRNILLPPQLSGQSVKGAKFQNSYLTISF, encoded by the coding sequence ATGCCCCTAATTCTCACCTTCTTGGGCAAAGGTGGCACAGGTCGCACCACGATCGCGATCGCTGCCGCCAAAAAGCTGGCTAGCCTTGGTCAGCGAGTGCTACTGGCAGGACAAGACCCTGGCCCTGCCTTGGGACTATTATTGGGAACCTCCATAGGATCTGATCCGATGGAAATAGCACCCAATCTCCAGGTAGTACAGTTTCAAAGCACTGTACTACTAGAGCGTAATTGGGAAGAAGTTAAAAAACTCGAAGCTAAGTATTTGCGGACTCCCCTGCTGAATAACGTTTATGGTCAAGAACTAGGTGTCTTACCAGGAATGGACAGCGCACTGGCTCTCAATACTATTCGGGAGTACGAAGCCAGTGGCAAATATGATGTGATCATCTACGACGGTGATGGAGATCAAGCCACCCTGCGGATGCTAGGTTTACCAGAAATCTTAAGCTGGTACATCCGTCGCTTCCGCAAAGTAGTGGAAGATTCCGATGTCTGGAAATCTGTCTCTCCGTTTATTCAACCTGTGAGCAGTGCTGTTTTGAACGTTAGCTGGACAGGAGAAAACTTTGCCCAGCAACCAACGCAAGATGTGAATAACTTACTAGAGCAGGGCAAAGCGGCGGTAGCTAATCCCAACCGTGTAGCAGCTTACCTAGTGAGTACTAATGACGCTGCTGCGATCGCAACTGCAAAATATATTTGGGGTAGCGCACAACAAATTGGCTTAACAGTAGGAGGTATCCTGCTGAACCAAGATGCGGTAACGGAAGCATTGACTGCTGAATTTGACCCCCTATCAGTAAGTGCCATTCCTAGTTGCCAAAATCAAGATTGGCAACCCTTGATGGACGCATTACCAGATTTTAGTCTGGCCTCCCAAGCTCCCAAACCGATCGCTATTGACATGGCTGCGCGTCAGGTACGTTTGTATTTACCAGGTTTTGACAAAAAGCAGGTAAAACTAACTCAGTCTGGCCCCGAAGTCACGATTGAAGCAGGCGATCAAAGGCGCAACATTTTGCTACCACCGCAACTCAGCGGTCAGTCAGTCAAAGGTGCTAAGTTCCAGAATAGTTACTTAACGATTTCTTTTTAA
- the chlG gene encoding chlorophyll synthase ChlG → MSNPPSSPTSLEPEDRSAKTRQMLGMKGAAPGESSIWKIRLQLMKPITWIPLIWGVVCGAASSGEYSWTLENVLKAATCMLMSGPLLTGYTQTINDFYDREIDAINEPYRPIPSGAISIPQVVTQVVVLLLGGIGIAYTLDQWAGHDFPIITCLSLGGSFLAFIYSAPPLKLKQNGWLGNYALGASYISLPWWAGHALFGQLNWTIVVLTLFYSLAGLGIAVVNDFKSVEGDRQLGLKSLPVMFGIDKAALICVLMIDIFQLGIAGYLVSIHQNLYAAILVLLVIPQITFQDMYFLRNPLENDVKYQASAQPFLVLGMLVAGLALGHAAI, encoded by the coding sequence ATGTCTAATCCTCCTTCGTCTCCTACTTCTCTCGAACCAGAAGATCGCAGTGCCAAAACTCGGCAAATGCTGGGTATGAAAGGCGCTGCCCCTGGTGAAAGCTCAATTTGGAAAATCCGCTTACAGCTAATGAAGCCGATTACTTGGATTCCCTTAATTTGGGGGGTAGTATGCGGTGCGGCTTCTTCTGGTGAATATAGTTGGACGCTGGAAAATGTCCTCAAAGCAGCGACTTGTATGTTAATGTCAGGCCCGTTGCTAACAGGTTATACTCAAACGATTAACGACTTCTATGATCGCGAAATTGATGCGATTAATGAACCTTATCGCCCAATTCCTTCTGGTGCAATTTCCATTCCCCAAGTTGTTACCCAAGTTGTAGTGCTACTACTCGGTGGAATCGGTATTGCTTACACTCTTGATCAGTGGGCTGGTCATGATTTCCCAATCATTACCTGTTTATCTCTTGGCGGTTCTTTCTTAGCTTTTATATATTCTGCGCCACCACTAAAGCTCAAGCAAAATGGTTGGTTGGGTAACTACGCTTTAGGAGCTAGTTATATTAGCTTACCTTGGTGGGCTGGTCATGCTTTGTTTGGACAACTTAACTGGACAATTGTAGTTCTGACCTTGTTTTACAGTTTGGCTGGTTTAGGAATCGCAGTAGTAAATGACTTTAAGAGTGTTGAAGGCGATCGCCAACTTGGTTTAAAGTCACTACCAGTTATGTTTGGTATAGACAAAGCTGCATTGATTTGCGTTTTGATGATCGATATTTTTCAGCTTGGTATTGCTGGCTACTTAGTTAGTATTCATCAAAATCTCTACGCTGCAATTTTGGTGTTGTTAGTTATCCCTCAAATTACCTTCCAAGATATGTATTTCTTGCGTAATCCTTTGGAAAATGATGTTAAGTATCAAGCTAGCGCCCAACCGTTTCTAGTATTAGGAATGCTGGTTGCTGGTTTAGCTTTAGGTCATGCAGCAATCTAG
- the hpsP gene encoding hormogonium polysaccharide biosynthesis glycosyltransferase HpsP, with protein MSQPLKILQIIPSISLVYGGPSQMVLGLSAALAREGVEVTVLTTDSNGDVGQPPLDVPLNQAVKQDGYDVVYFRCFPFRRYKFSVDLLRWLNKHATQFDLAHIHALFSPVSTIAAMVARSQKLPYLLRPLGTLDPADLRKKRRLKLLYAALLEKHNLAGAAGIHFTSVQEAKISERFGTSTPNFVIPLGVELPQPMPEPDLCRIKLEIPPNEPLVLFMSRIEPKKGLDLLIPALEKLLIEGVNFHFVLAGSNPQDPDYENKIREIVQASPLDKCTTLTGFVSGDFKASLLQDADLFVLPSYYENFGIAVAEAMATGTPVVISDQVHIWEEVRDAEAGWVCTCDVESLTDKLHSALADASQRHRRGLNAQEYAQKVYNWSAIAKQTIQVYKKILATDDMTD; from the coding sequence GTGAGCCAACCTTTAAAAATTTTACAAATAATTCCTTCTATTTCTTTGGTGTATGGAGGCCCTAGTCAGATGGTACTGGGGTTATCGGCGGCGTTGGCACGGGAGGGTGTGGAGGTGACGGTTTTGACGACGGATAGTAATGGAGATGTAGGTCAACCACCTCTTGATGTACCGCTTAACCAAGCTGTAAAGCAGGATGGTTATGATGTTGTTTATTTCCGTTGTTTTCCTTTTCGTCGCTACAAGTTTTCGGTTGATTTATTGCGTTGGTTAAATAAACACGCAACCCAATTTGATCTTGCTCATATTCATGCGTTGTTTTCACCAGTAAGTACGATTGCTGCAATGGTGGCGCGATCGCAAAAACTACCTTACCTATTACGCCCTCTGGGTACACTTGATCCGGCTGATTTACGCAAAAAAAGACGCTTGAAGCTTCTTTATGCCGCTTTGCTAGAAAAGCATAATTTAGCAGGTGCGGCTGGTATTCACTTTACAAGTGTTCAAGAAGCCAAGATTTCAGAACGTTTTGGAACATCAACACCGAATTTTGTGATTCCTTTGGGTGTGGAACTTCCACAGCCAATGCCTGAACCCGATCTATGTCGTATCAAGTTAGAAATTCCACCAAATGAGCCTTTGGTGTTGTTTATGTCGCGAATTGAACCAAAAAAAGGCTTAGATTTACTTATCCCAGCACTAGAAAAACTATTAATTGAAGGTGTAAATTTTCATTTTGTTTTAGCTGGAAGTAATCCGCAAGACCCTGATTATGAAAATAAAATTAGAGAAATTGTGCAAGCTTCACCTTTAGATAAATGCACGACTCTTACTGGCTTTGTTTCTGGTGATTTTAAAGCATCCTTACTACAAGATGCAGATTTATTTGTTTTACCTTCTTACTACGAAAATTTTGGCATTGCGGTAGCTGAAGCGATGGCTACTGGAACACCTGTAGTAATTTCTGACCAAGTGCATATTTGGGAAGAAGTACGTGATGCTGAGGCGGGTTGGGTTTGCACTTGTGATGTCGAGTCTCTTACAGATAAATTGCACTCGGCACTTGCAGATGCTTCCCAAAGACATAGACGGGGATTAAATGCCCAGGAATACGCCCAAAAAGTTTATAACTGGAGTGCGATCGCCAAACAAACTATCCAAGTATATAAAAAAATCCTGGCAACGGATGATATGACAGATTAA
- the hpsO gene encoding hormogonium polysaccharide biosynthesis glycosyltransferase HpsO, which produces MKILVASHTYIVDLNCEKLRILAQLEPGIEVTVIVPRRWRPGGVQNKTIETKQWQDKSFRVIPISNFSQNHQGLLTFGADIISLLKEFKPHIIQVEQGSRALAYAQMITLNKVLGLKAKNVFFTWWNLPYKLKLPISLLESYNISNSDGIIAGNQDGADILRQHGYSGYIKVMPQLGVDENLFQPHLQPKLAEEIGIQPNDFVVGFVGRFVEEKGLLTLLQALSGLQEYSWKWLLLGRGALQQTLIERATQENLQERLIFVESVPHEDVFKYINLMSTLVLPSETNYNFKTLTAAGWKEQFGHVLIEAMACKVPVIGSNSGEIPNVIGDTGLVFPEGDVSALQNCLRSLMQQPLRSKLGHLGYERVMKHYTNKALAREQLDFYQQLLLKSED; this is translated from the coding sequence ATGAAAATTCTCGTAGCAAGCCACACTTATATTGTAGATCTTAACTGCGAAAAGCTGCGAATTTTAGCACAATTAGAACCAGGAATTGAAGTAACGGTGATTGTGCCGCGTCGATGGCGACCTGGTGGCGTACAAAACAAAACAATTGAAACAAAACAATGGCAAGATAAATCCTTTAGAGTGATACCTATTTCTAATTTCAGCCAAAACCATCAAGGCTTATTAACTTTTGGCGCAGACATTATTTCGTTATTAAAAGAGTTTAAACCCCACATTATTCAAGTAGAACAAGGTTCTAGGGCTTTAGCTTATGCTCAAATGATTACACTTAATAAAGTATTAGGGCTAAAAGCTAAAAATGTATTTTTTACTTGGTGGAACTTACCATATAAATTAAAGTTGCCAATTTCTTTACTAGAATCTTATAACATCAGCAACAGTGATGGAATTATTGCTGGTAATCAGGATGGTGCTGATATTTTGAGACAGCATGGCTATAGTGGTTATATTAAGGTTATGCCTCAGTTAGGTGTTGATGAAAATTTGTTTCAACCTCATTTACAACCAAAATTAGCTGAGGAAATAGGTATTCAACCGAATGATTTTGTTGTGGGTTTTGTAGGCAGGTTTGTTGAAGAGAAAGGTTTATTAACACTTTTACAAGCATTATCTGGTTTACAGGAATATTCTTGGAAATGGTTATTGTTGGGACGAGGAGCGTTGCAGCAGACATTAATAGAAAGAGCAACTCAAGAAAATCTGCAAGAAAGGTTAATCTTTGTGGAAAGCGTACCTCATGAAGATGTATTTAAGTACATTAATTTAATGAGTACTTTGGTATTGCCTTCAGAAACAAATTACAACTTTAAAACTTTAACTGCTGCTGGTTGGAAGGAACAGTTTGGTCATGTATTAATTGAGGCAATGGCTTGTAAAGTACCAGTAATAGGCTCTAATTCTGGGGAAATTCCAAACGTGATTGGGGATACTGGTTTAGTATTTCCAGAAGGTGATGTATCGGCATTACAGAATTGTTTGCGATCGCTAATGCAACAACCCTTAAGAAGTAAGTTAGGTCATTTGGGTTATGAACGAGTAATGAAGCACTATACAAATAAAGCTTTAGCTAGAGAGCAGTTAGATTTTTATCAGCAGTTACTTTTAAAAAGTGAGGATTGA
- the hpsN gene encoding hormogonium polysaccharide biosynthesis glycosyltransferase HpsN: MAVPVISVIIPTYEREEALRDTLGDLIEQDYPAFEVLVVDQTKVHQLETQEYLEKLANTGKIRWFKVNWASLPGARNYAIRRAIGEVILFIDDDVQLPTGFLLAHARNYQEHPEIGAVAGRVFDRMKLQEKQAIEVASSLSPAYTIEDLPPEAMDAGIAWYYIDLVHTIKPQRVLTARGCNMSFRSEIFTKYKLRFDERFKGSAVREESDFCLRLRETNLHIWYDPEAYLVHLGEETGGCHDISTKTAKYQVSLYHNHFLMAFKNLTTFEQFRLCWRLFDCQVLGHPPCNKSGSPLKTVVRASFYIIGFIRAIATVIQSVWDDAQIYSELDELKNI, encoded by the coding sequence ATGGCTGTTCCTGTAATTTCTGTAATTATCCCCACCTACGAACGTGAGGAAGCGTTACGGGATACCCTTGGCGATCTAATTGAGCAAGATTATCCTGCTTTTGAAGTGTTGGTAGTTGACCAAACAAAGGTGCATCAACTAGAAACGCAAGAGTATTTAGAAAAACTAGCAAATACAGGTAAGATTCGCTGGTTTAAAGTTAATTGGGCTAGTTTACCAGGCGCTCGTAATTATGCAATACGTAGAGCTATTGGTGAAGTTATTTTATTTATTGATGACGACGTGCAACTACCAACAGGATTTTTATTGGCTCATGCTCGTAACTATCAGGAACATCCAGAAATTGGAGCAGTTGCAGGGCGAGTTTTTGATCGGATGAAACTTCAAGAAAAACAAGCGATAGAAGTAGCATCTAGCTTATCCCCTGCGTACACAATCGAAGATTTACCACCAGAAGCAATGGATGCTGGAATTGCTTGGTATTACATCGACTTAGTACATACAATCAAGCCACAGCGCGTCTTGACGGCTAGGGGTTGCAATATGTCTTTCCGAAGCGAAATATTTACTAAGTATAAGCTTCGTTTTGATGAAAGATTTAAGGGTAGTGCTGTTAGGGAAGAGTCGGATTTTTGTTTACGCTTAAGAGAAACTAATTTGCATATTTGGTATGACCCCGAAGCGTATCTTGTGCATTTGGGAGAGGAAACTGGGGGATGCCATGATATTAGTACTAAAACTGCTAAGTATCAAGTAAGTTTGTATCACAACCACTTTTTGATGGCTTTCAAAAACCTCACTACCTTTGAACAATTTAGGCTATGCTGGCGGTTATTTGATTGCCAAGTTTTGGGACACCCGCCTTGTAACAAAAGCGGCTCACCCCTAAAAACTGTAGTGAGAGCAAGTTTTTATATAATAGGTTTTATTAGAGCGATCGCTACGGTAATTCAATCAGTTTGGGATGATGCTCAAATTTATAGTGAATTAGATGAATTAAAAAATATTTAA